A single Oryza brachyantha chromosome 8, ObraRS2, whole genome shotgun sequence DNA region contains:
- the LOC107304733 gene encoding uncharacterized protein LOC107304733, with protein sequence MLPRSQSIFHLGEEGSVHCHRGGSSLVAAAMAGGNGGRRVRVRERLVVGLQILVHSQHHHHHHHDGRHAHAHGHAASIVLKQMVRPRPAADAAAATGVSCSFLKACSLCRRELCPTKDVYMYRGDQGFCSEECRWQQIAVDEAREREAAAGRPERRGSLARHHSPHRAAPIRGRTRKTLAVA encoded by the exons ATGCTTCCAAGAAGCCAGAGCATCTTCCACCTCGGCGAGGAGGGCAGTGTCCACTGCCACCGCGGAGGCAGCAGCCTCgtcgcggcggccatggctggTGGAAACGGCGGGCGCCGCGTGCGCGTGCGCGAGCGCCTCGTCGTCGGGCTCCAGATCCTCGTGCACAGCCagcaccaccatcaccaccaccacgacggCCGGCACGCCCACGCGCACGGCCACGCGGCGAGCATAGTCCTCAAGCAGATGGTCCGgccgcgccccgccgccgacgccgccgccgccaccggcgtcTCGTGCAGCTTCCTCAAGGCATGCTCTCTGTGCCGGCGCGAGCTCTGCCCTACCAAGGACGTCTACATGTACAG GGGTGACCAAGGCTTCTGCAGCGAGGAGTGCCGGTGGCAGCAGATCGCCGTGGACGAGGCCCGggagcgcgaggcggcggccggccggccggagcgGCGGGGATCACTGGCTCGCCACCACAGTCCTCACCGCGCGGCGCCCATCCGTGGAAGGACAAGGAAGACACTAGCCGTAGCCTAG
- the LOC121055207 gene encoding uncharacterized protein LOC121055207 encodes MAATAAAARSLLSSARVAGGAAAVSCGRRRAYSAPAAAAARQEPAAAATAAGQAAAAPAEGATGNSSKEGFFWMREPRTGNWMPENHFGDADVDPAKLRSRLLFPKKD; translated from the coding sequence ATGGCAgcaacagcggcggcggcgcgatcCCTCCTCTCGTCGGCacgggtcgccggcggcgccgcggcagTGAgctgcggccgccgccgtgcctaCTCGGcaccggctgcggcggcggcgcggcaagagcctgccgctgctgctacGGCGGCagggcaggcggcggcggcgccggcggagggcgCTACCGGGAATAGCAGTAAGGAGGGGTTCTTCTGGATGAGGGAGCCCAGGACGGGGAACTGGATGCCGGAGAACCACTtcggcgacgccgacgtcgacCCCGCCAAGCTCCGGTCCCGGCTGCTATTCCCCAAGAAagactag